A portion of the Euzebya sp. genome contains these proteins:
- the pheA gene encoding prephenate dehydratase, with protein MTVAFLGPEGTFTAAAADRAAPGHERLPLTTIPDVVDLVRDGTADVGVVPIENSIEGAVNLTLDTLAFGEPGVYIRGEVEVPISMNLLVRPGTSLDAVKEVRSHPMAIPQCRVWLSANLSGVQLSTTASTAAAAEEVVDGDGTVAALGTTAAAERFGLEVLAADIHDRDGNTTRFVTLGRRMPGPTGADKTSLVVFFGADRPGQLMRVLDEFALRGINLTKIESRPTKTQLGEYCIFIDASGHVTEARMAEALRSVHRHVAEVRILGTYPRADGLTAHAAGADSEDAYADASLWFRRLLDRIDT; from the coding sequence GTGACGGTCGCGTTCCTCGGCCCCGAGGGGACCTTCACGGCGGCCGCGGCCGACCGGGCCGCGCCCGGGCACGAGCGGCTCCCGCTGACGACCATCCCCGACGTCGTCGACCTGGTGCGCGACGGCACCGCCGACGTCGGCGTCGTGCCGATCGAGAACAGCATCGAGGGGGCGGTGAACCTGACCCTCGACACGCTCGCGTTCGGTGAGCCGGGGGTCTACATCCGCGGCGAGGTCGAGGTCCCGATCTCGATGAACCTGCTGGTGCGCCCCGGGACCTCACTGGACGCGGTCAAGGAGGTCCGGTCCCACCCGATGGCGATCCCCCAGTGCCGGGTGTGGCTGTCGGCGAACCTGTCCGGGGTCCAGCTGTCCACGACCGCGTCGACCGCCGCCGCCGCGGAGGAGGTGGTCGACGGCGACGGGACCGTCGCCGCCCTGGGGACCACCGCGGCCGCCGAGCGCTTCGGGCTCGAGGTGCTCGCCGCCGACATCCACGACCGGGACGGCAACACCACCCGGTTCGTCACCCTCGGCCGGCGCATGCCGGGGCCGACGGGGGCGGACAAGACCTCCCTGGTCGTGTTCTTCGGCGCCGACCGCCCGGGCCAGCTGATGCGGGTCCTCGACGAGTTCGCCCTCCGCGGCATCAACCTCACCAAGATCGAGTCGCGGCCGACGAAGACCCAGCTCGGCGAGTACTGCATCTTCATCGACGCCTCCGGACACGTGACCGAGGCGCGCATGGCCGAGGCCCTCCGGTCGGTGCACCGCCACGTCGCCGAGGTCCGGATCCTCGGGACCTACCCGCGGGCCGACGGGCTCACCGCCCACGCGGCCGGTGCGGACTCCGAGGACGCATACGCCGACGCCAGCCTCTGGTTCCGCCGGCTGCTCGACCGCATCGACACCTGA